One genomic segment of Bacillota bacterium includes these proteins:
- a CDS encoding aspartate kinase encodes MGLKVVKFGGTSLASAEAFKKVKAIVLSDPSRRLVIPSAPGRRCPEDEKVTDLLYQCHERVSAGVSFDDLFVKIKERYQVIVSGLELDLNLEPWLDEIYAQLPKESEPDYAASRGEFLNGVILAAYLGFDFVDPQEMIRFNEHGFLDLKLTEELVGRQLNPKKPAVIPGFYGSMPDGSVKTFPRGGSDITGAVIARGVKADLYENWTDVSGFFMTDPRIVPDAKQISLITYRELRELAYNGANVLHEAAIYPVSEVGIPINIRNTNDPDAPGTMIVKEVNQPRDCGDIIGIAGQKDFVVIQIEKALLNEEMGFVRRLLSILEEMHISFAHMPSGIDMVSLVILKTELNGKLDQVIDLIAKRLNPDRIEVVDQIALIATVGLGLSQKCGIAATLFNALAAAQINVRMIDQNSGGINLIVGVDNRDFEQAVKAIYSAFVS; translated from the coding sequence ATGGGATTAAAAGTTGTTAAGTTCGGCGGCACATCACTAGCGTCAGCTGAAGCCTTTAAAAAAGTAAAAGCGATTGTTCTCTCGGATCCAAGCCGTCGTTTGGTGATTCCTTCTGCACCGGGCAGACGCTGTCCGGAAGATGAGAAGGTAACCGATCTGCTTTACCAGTGTCACGAGCGGGTCAGCGCAGGCGTGAGTTTTGATGACCTGTTTGTCAAAATTAAGGAGCGCTATCAGGTTATTGTGTCTGGATTAGAGCTGGATTTGAATCTGGAACCATGGCTGGACGAGATTTACGCTCAACTGCCTAAAGAATCAGAACCGGACTACGCGGCAAGCCGGGGCGAATTTCTCAACGGGGTTATTTTAGCCGCTTATTTAGGCTTTGACTTTGTTGATCCGCAGGAGATGATTCGCTTTAATGAGCACGGCTTTTTGGATTTGAAATTAACAGAGGAACTGGTCGGCCGGCAGCTGAATCCGAAAAAGCCAGCTGTGATCCCTGGATTCTACGGCAGCATGCCGGATGGGTCGGTGAAAACCTTTCCTCGGGGCGGCTCAGATATTACCGGAGCAGTGATTGCTCGCGGTGTCAAAGCCGATTTATATGAAAATTGGACAGATGTGTCCGGATTTTTCATGACAGATCCCCGCATTGTTCCTGATGCGAAGCAGATATCTTTGATTACTTACCGGGAGCTGCGGGAGCTTGCGTATAATGGCGCGAATGTGCTTCATGAAGCTGCGATTTATCCGGTCAGCGAGGTAGGTATTCCGATTAATATCCGCAATACCAATGATCCGGATGCGCCCGGCACGATGATTGTGAAAGAAGTCAATCAGCCCCGCGACTGTGGTGATATCATTGGCATTGCTGGCCAGAAAGACTTTGTGGTGATTCAAATTGAAAAAGCGCTGCTGAACGAGGAAATGGGTTTTGTGAGGCGGCTGCTCTCTATTTTAGAAGAAATGCATATATCTTTTGCTCATATGCCTTCGGGAATTGACATGGTTTCCCTGGTGATTTTAAAGACGGAGCTTAATGGAAAACTCGATCAAGTTATCGACCTGATTGCAAAACGCCTTAATCCCGATCGCATTGAGGTTGTGGACCAAATTGCCCTCATTGCCACAGTTGGCTTGGGGCTATCCCAAAAGTGTGGAATCGCTGCCACTTTGTTCAATGCTTTAGCCGCGGCACAGATCAATGTGCGGATGATCGATCAGAACTCGGGCGGCATTAACTTGATTGTCGGTGTCGACAACCGTGATTTTGAACAAGCTGTTAAGGCGATTTACAGTGCTTTTGTATCGTAA
- a CDS encoding HlyC/CorC family transporter: MDSGSSITMIISIAGLILMSAYFSATETAFSALSKIRLKNMASEGNKRAELTLKLAENYDQLLSTILIGNNVVNILAASLATVIFVRYFGQAGVSISTVVLTILVLIFGEISPKIIAKGSPEKFAMFSAPIINFCIKLLKPINYVFTKWTKFLTESVATEEDQGITEEELLTYVEVAEHDGGINQNEGDLIRSVIEFDDLEAVDILTPRVDVAALPITASNEEIMELFRETGYSRIPIYQGTIDDIIGILHYKDFHNRVVVNSEPVKRVMQPAIFIAESMKISDVLTVLKQSKAHMAVVTDEFGGTVGIVTLEDILEELVGEIWDEHDEVINEFEQIGTHEYKILCSANIDKMFDLFDIDYETDAASVSGWVIQELGRIPNEGDTFEFGNLFVTVTKTDFRRVLEITVVVREDAESKEQAS, translated from the coding sequence ATGGACAGTGGTAGTAGTATAACGATGATCATCAGCATTGCTGGTCTGATTTTAATGTCAGCCTATTTTTCGGCGACTGAGACCGCATTTTCAGCGCTGAGCAAAATCCGCTTAAAAAACATGGCTTCTGAAGGAAATAAGCGGGCTGAGTTGACTCTGAAACTGGCGGAGAATTATGATCAACTGCTGTCAACAATTTTAATCGGGAACAATGTCGTTAATATCCTGGCAGCCTCCTTAGCAACTGTAATTTTTGTGCGGTACTTCGGCCAAGCTGGAGTAAGTATTTCAACCGTGGTGCTGACTATCTTAGTGCTGATTTTTGGAGAAATCTCACCGAAGATTATAGCCAAAGGATCGCCGGAGAAGTTTGCGATGTTTTCCGCACCAATCATTAATTTTTGCATCAAGCTGTTAAAACCGATCAACTATGTATTTACTAAGTGGACTAAGTTCTTGACTGAGTCTGTTGCCACAGAGGAAGACCAGGGAATCACCGAAGAAGAACTGCTGACCTATGTGGAAGTTGCAGAACATGATGGCGGCATTAATCAGAATGAAGGGGATCTGATCCGCAGCGTCATTGAATTTGATGATCTCGAAGCGGTTGATATTCTCACCCCTAGGGTAGATGTGGCGGCTCTGCCGATCACCGCATCGAACGAGGAAATCATGGAGCTGTTCAGGGAAACCGGTTACTCCAGAATTCCGATTTATCAGGGGACGATAGATGACATTATCGGTATTCTGCACTATAAGGATTTCCACAACCGGGTTGTCGTCAACAGCGAACCGGTTAAACGGGTGATGCAGCCGGCGATCTTCATTGCTGAGTCGATGAAAATCTCGGACGTGCTTACAGTACTTAAACAGTCAAAGGCTCATATGGCAGTGGTAACAGATGAGTTCGGGGGAACTGTAGGTATTGTAACGCTTGAAGATATTCTGGAAGAATTGGTCGGTGAGATCTGGGATGAGCATGATGAGGTAATCAACGAATTTGAACAGATCGGCACTCATGAGTATAAAATCCTCTGCAGTGCTAATATCGATAAAATGTTTGACCTTTTTGATATTGATTACGAAACCGATGCAGCTTCAGTAAGCGGTTGGGTAATTCAGGAATTAGGCAGAATTCCCAATGAAGGCGACACCTTTGAATTTGGGAATCTGTTTGTCACAGTAACCAAGACTGATTTCCGCCGCGTATTAGAAATAACTGTTGTTGTAAGGGAAGATGCTGAGTCTAAGGAGCAGGCCAGCTGA